The window GCAAGCTCGAGCTGGCCAGCAGGGGCGTGCTGCTGTTCTCGATCTTCCCGCCCGCCTGGCTGATCGGCACCGCCGGACTGTCCGTGGCGAAGATCATGGACAACATGGAGATCGGCCACAACGTCCTGCACGGCCAGTGGGACTGGATGCGGGACCCGAAGATCCACTCCACCACCTGGGAATGGGATCACGTCTCGCCGTCCGACCAGTGGAAGCACTCGCACAACGAGCTGCACCACACGTACACCAACGTGATCGGCAAGGACAACGACCTCGGCTACGGCATCATGCGCGTCGACGAGGACCAGAAGTGGCACCCCTTCCACCTCGGCCAGCCGCTGTGGAACTTCCTCAACGCCTGCTTCTTCGAGTACGGCATCGCAGCGTACGACCTGGAACTGGGCAAGAACCTGAACAAGCGCCGCCGGAAGAACCCGGAGTTCCGCGCGCGGGCCAAGGCCGTGGGCCGCAAGATCCGCAAGCAGGTGCTCAAGGACTACGTGATCCACCCGCTGCTGTCGGGCCCGTCGTTCTTCCCCACACTCGCCGCCACGTTCACCGCCAACCTGGTCCGCAACATCTGGTCCCACTCGGTGATCATGTGCGGGCACTTCCCCGAGGGCGTACAGGTCTTCGAGCGCCGGTCGATCAAGGGCGAGACGCGCGGCCAGTGGTACCTGCGCCAGATGATGGGCTCGGCGAACATCAGCGGCAGCAAGGCCATGCATTTCATGACCGGCAACCTCTCGCACCAGATCGAGCACCACCTGTTCCCGGACCTGCCGAGCAACCGGTACGCCGAGGTCGCGGTGAAGGTGCGCGCGTTGTTCGAGAAGTACGAGCTGGAGTACGTCACCGGGCCGCTGCCCAAACAGGTGTTCTCCGCGTGGCGCAAGGTCGTCCGGCTCTCACTGCCGAACAAGAAGCCCAAGGTCAAAACGCCGGACCGCGAGCAGGAGCTCGTCGCGGCCTGATTCCCGGT of the Streptomyces sp. NBC_00287 genome contains:
- a CDS encoding fatty acid desaturase family protein, which codes for MTAIDPTAHLTAEQIEELGRELDAIRDEVIASRGEKDAAYIRKVISAQRKLELASRGVLLFSIFPPAWLIGTAGLSVAKIMDNMEIGHNVLHGQWDWMRDPKIHSTTWEWDHVSPSDQWKHSHNELHHTYTNVIGKDNDLGYGIMRVDEDQKWHPFHLGQPLWNFLNACFFEYGIAAYDLELGKNLNKRRRKNPEFRARAKAVGRKIRKQVLKDYVIHPLLSGPSFFPTLAATFTANLVRNIWSHSVIMCGHFPEGVQVFERRSIKGETRGQWYLRQMMGSANISGSKAMHFMTGNLSHQIEHHLFPDLPSNRYAEVAVKVRALFEKYELEYVTGPLPKQVFSAWRKVVRLSLPNKKPKVKTPDREQELVAA